From Bacteriovorax sp. BAL6_X, the proteins below share one genomic window:
- a CDS encoding (2Fe-2S) ferredoxin domain-containing protein: MAKEHDTNLFKKHIFICKSCKKNDCPMLEDAMALKSELKSYFNEKYGKGVVRVTSSDCLGKCREGIHIVSYPEAKWFKDGTKKSARDLIDYVDSSI, translated from the coding sequence ATGGCAAAAGAACACGACACTAATCTCTTTAAAAAGCACATCTTTATTTGCAAGAGCTGCAAGAAGAATGATTGTCCTATGCTTGAAGATGCCATGGCCTTAAAAAGCGAATTAAAGTCTTATTTCAATGAGAAATATGGAAAGGGCGTTGTTAGGGTGACATCAAGTGACTGCCTTGGAAAATGCCGTGAAGGTATCCATATTGTCAGTTATCCAGAGGCAAAGTGGTTTAAGGATGGCACAAAAAAGTCGGCCCGAGACTTAATAGATTACGTAGATTCAAGTATTTAG
- the hemB gene encoding porphobilinogen synthase, with protein sequence MYLNNIRPRRNRKNHAMRSLMRETTLTVDDLIMPLFIIDGQNQTVPVTSMPGINRYSRDLIVREVKELWNLGIKCVSLFPALDDSIKDRFATESKNPNGLLQQTIKDIKDACPGMLIMTDVAMDPYSSDGHDGLVCEKTGEILNDETLDILAAMALAQAQAGSDIIGPSDMMDGRIAVIREALDSDSFTNTQIMSYTAKYASAFYGPFRDALDSAPKAGDKKTYQMDSANTIEALREIELDEAEGADILMVKPGISYLDIIAKMKERTNLPVAAYNVSGEYAMVKAAAQNGWVDGDAVAMEMLTSFKRAGCDMILTYFAKEVAVQFAKN encoded by the coding sequence ATGTATTTAAATAATATTCGACCAAGAAGAAATAGAAAGAATCATGCGATGAGATCTCTTATGCGTGAGACGACTCTGACTGTTGATGATCTTATAATGCCTTTATTTATTATCGACGGGCAAAATCAAACAGTTCCTGTAACATCAATGCCTGGGATTAATCGTTACTCTCGTGATCTTATCGTTAGGGAAGTAAAAGAACTTTGGAATTTAGGTATTAAGTGTGTTTCACTATTTCCTGCTCTTGATGATTCAATTAAAGATCGCTTTGCTACTGAATCAAAGAATCCAAATGGCCTTCTTCAACAGACAATTAAAGATATTAAGGATGCTTGCCCTGGTATGCTTATCATGACAGATGTTGCAATGGACCCTTACTCAAGTGATGGCCATGATGGGCTTGTTTGTGAAAAGACTGGTGAGATTTTAAATGATGAAACACTAGATATTCTTGCGGCCATGGCACTTGCGCAGGCCCAAGCGGGAAGTGATATTATTGGCCCATCAGATATGATGGATGGCCGTATTGCCGTTATTCGTGAGGCCCTTGATAGTGATTCGTTCACAAATACTCAAATTATGTCTTATACGGCCAAGTATGCTTCGGCATTTTACGGACCTTTTAGAGATGCTCTTGATAGTGCACCTAAAGCAGGTGATAAGAAGACTTATCAAATGGACTCTGCCAATACAATTGAGGCCCTACGTGAAATTGAACTTGATGAAGCTGAGGGAGCAGATATCTTAATGGTTAAACCAGGAATCAGCTACCTTGATATCATCGCTAAGATGAAAGAGCGTACCAATCTTCCAGTTGCTGCTTATAATGTGTCAGGTGAGTATGCAATGGTAAAAGCTGCTGCCCAGAACGGTTGGGTTGATGGCGATGCCGTAGCAATGGAGATGTTAACGAGCTTTAAACGAGCCGGATGCGATATGATTTTAACATATTTCGCTAAAGAAGTGGCCGTACAATTTGCCAAAAACTAA
- a CDS encoding SufE family protein: MQIQERVDALISEFKGFGDWEDRYMHIISRGKEMESLPEDLQKEEYKVKGCQSQVWLIPELKDGKVYFRADSDAAIVKGIVSILVGVYSDATPDEILATRPEFLDTIGLRQHLSMSRANGLSSMIKQISMYALAFKTKIQMGL; this comes from the coding sequence TTGCAAATACAAGAAAGAGTTGACGCACTTATTTCAGAATTCAAAGGTTTTGGTGATTGGGAAGATCGCTATATGCATATCATCTCTCGTGGAAAAGAGATGGAATCTCTACCTGAAGACTTACAAAAAGAAGAGTATAAAGTGAAAGGATGCCAGTCTCAAGTATGGCTAATTCCTGAGCTTAAAGATGGTAAGGTTTACTTTCGCGCCGATAGTGATGCTGCCATCGTTAAGGGAATTGTTTCAATACTTGTAGGTGTTTATTCAGATGCCACGCCGGATGAGATCCTCGCAACAAGGCCTGAGTTTTTAGATACAATAGGTCTTCGACAGCACCTTTCAATGTCTCGTGCCAACGGGCTTTCAAGTATGATTAAGCAAATTTCAATGTACGCACTAGCATTTAAAACTAAAATTCAAATGGGCCTATAA